The Haloarcula sp. H-GB4 genome segment GGTCCGACCGGTCCAGAGGGTGGCCCCGGTTCCGGCTCTGGCTCCGGTTCCGGCACCTCCTTCGACCCAGACGAAGCCACCGACGTCGACTTCGACGACAGCGACGAAAACTGAAGCCCTGACGCGGTTTCACATCCCCAACCGGCCGCGAAACGTTACCCTTTTCAATACCCCTCGGGTACAAAAGAATGCGTTGGGCCAATAGCTCAATCAGGTTGAGCGCTCGGCTGATAACCGGGAGGTTCGCGGTTCAAATCCGCGTTGGCCCATACCGAGTTCTTCCCGTTCCTTGCTTTACCAGAACCAGATCTACAGCGTTGTAGATTGGAGATTTCGGCAAAATTGAAAGATGCCGCTGAAGGAAGTATTTGTCAACTCGAAAGGGAACCTTGCGGACCCTGCCACCGTCTTGCGTTTACTACGGCTCAGGCTGTTATCACAAGGTGGTCCCGGTGACAACCCCGGAGAATCAAGAGACGGGCATCAACAAAGCGGCGACGTGGACGCTCACATTCTACTAGACGGTAAACCAGCGTCTGGTCTTGTTCGGAATTGATGACGAACGGAATCGATCAGACAACCATACACAATATTGAACAGTTGCGGGTGCGTTCGGCGGTCTCTAAAGAGACATCACATGACATACCACCAATAATATGATGGGGCCATACCACGGTGACAAAAGTATGGACCTCGCAAAAGACTTTTTCGACGAGTGGGCGGGCTTTTACGATGCTAATTACGAGGAGCAGGAAATCGGTGATGTCGAGTTCTACGTTGATCTGGCCGCAGAGACCGATGGTCCGGTGCTTGAAGTCGGCTGTGGAACAGGCCGCATCTATCTTGAACTCCTTCGGGCTGGTGTAGATGCGGACGGTATCGATATCTCTGCGGAGATGCTCACCGTTCTGGAACAGAAAGCCGACGAAGCCGGCCTCACGCCCGCTGTCAGGCAGGCTGATATGACCAACTTTGCCACCTCCCGGGAGTACGAACTCATTATCGTCCCGTTCCGCACTTTCCTCCATAACGTCACAGTAGCGGAACAGAAAGCGGCGCTCCGACAATTCCGCGAGGCTCTTGCGCCGGATGGACGACTTGCTCTGAACTTCTTTGTCCCGAGTTTCGATATGATATCCGAATCCTATGACGAGCCGCAGACGCGGTCTGTGACATATCAGGGCGAGGAATACGTTGTCACCAACATCTCCCGGCTTGTCGACGAAGTTTCCCAGACCGTCGAAACGGAGCGAACGATTGCACACGACGGAGATGTGGTTCGACGGGCAACGTTTCAACTGGCCCTCCTTTCGAAGCCAGAGTTCGAGCTTCTTCTGGAGACAACCGGATGGAGCGACTGGACTGGCTATGGCGGCTTTGACCGGCAGCCGCTGAAAGACGGGGCAAAAGAGATGGTCTGGATAGCGGAAAAATAAGCTGCTTTGTCCCTCGACTCCGTTTCAGCGACCCCTCCACACCGAGTGTCATCACAGCCGCCATATCTCACCCGGGGAAACGACCGCTATTAGGAGATAGTAGAAACCTTGCCAGTCAGTGCGCACGCTCACTCTGTTCATAGCGATTACCGAGGTCAACACAACGAGCTTGGCCCAGAAGACTTTCGTTCCGGTTGGCTGTCAATAGCTGTATGCGACGACGCCAGTTCCTTGCAAGTGGAACAGCCCTCCTCTCGGTCGCTGTCGCCGGCTGCGGCCATCCCTCTGTCGTGCTGGACATGGACGATGCGACGGGAGCCGACATTGCCGACGAAGTCTCGATATCGCCCGATCCCGAGTCGGCGGAATACACGGCCGTCTCAGCGGCCATCGAAAACGGCTCTGCGACACGCCGGGGACGATACGAACTGTTCGACCGGACCGATACCGTCCGGATTGATGATGCCTTCTACGAAGTTTCGGAGACGGCACTCGAGAGCAGTGAAGTGACAGTGTATGAGGTGCGAATTGATCTTGACCCGGGTGATTCGACGGCTGAACTCGGCGAAATCGACTACGAGGAGCTACCGGCCGTGGACCGCCAGCGACTTGAGCCGATCATTTCAGACGATAACCCGCCCAGCGGGGACGGGTACGATGTGGGTGTCGGGTATGGTACTGCCGAGGAAGTGGGCGACGGGTCGGTGTTCGTTCCGGAGCGCCAGTACGATATTATCGTCCACAACGGCGACCGCTACCGGGTGACGGTCAGCACACGAATGACAACAGAGACGAAATACTGGTACGAAGCAACGGAAGTTGCGTCGGGTGTCGACTCGTTCGCTGACCAGATCCGGGACCAGTACCTGTTCACGCTTACGGGCCTTTCCGAAGCCGAACGAGAAGTCGTTGAAGAAGCGATTGACGGCGGCTACTTCCAGGATGACGAGGCCTTCCGGTCGGTCACTGACCACATTCGAGAGCACGAGGGGGTTGAGGTCACAGATAGCTACGGGACGTGGCTTCTGGCGTACGAACAGGTCGAGTATCTCACGTACGTCGAGTGGTAGTTAGTGGTCAAGGACTGCCGCGGCTCTGTCGGCGTGCCGGACCGCCCTAGCTTCAGCGTCTGCAGCAGGCGTCGGTTTTAGTAGCACTGACATTTAGTGTACACCTGATCGCACGAGAGCAGTGCGCCCGGTGTGTACATCGTTTCAATTGGTACTGCTGTCGGTGAATTCGTCGAACAGGTCGGCGACACGCGTCTCGATCTCGTCTCGGATTTCCCGCACCCGCTCAACCGACTGCCCGTGCGGGTCCTCTAGCGCCCAGTCACGCACTGCGATGTCGGTATCGAGTTCGAGCGTCGAACACCCCATCGTCGCAACGACGGTGCAACTGTTGAGCTCGTCGTCCGGAACCGCTTGCGGGGCCCGGTCAGAGAGGTCGATGTCGAGTTCGGCCATCGCCTCGACGACTTCCGGATGTACTTCATCTGCGGGGTCTGTGCCGCCGGTCAGAATTTCGACCGTATCTTCGAGTCCGCGACGGGTGCGTTCCCGTTCGGCAAACGCTGCGGACATCTGGCTTCGGCCCGCGTTCTGGACGCAGACGAACCCGAGCTTCAGCGGCATATCAGTCATCGTGTAACCGTACCGAGCGAGTGGAATAATCCTTCCTAAGACCACTATTGTGGGCTATATATTCGAGACGCTCCACTGTACGACACCAGCGATCGGCGAGCTGACTCGCGAGCGGAACGCCCCCACGTATGTGTAGTCCCTCCACATTGAGGGGGCAGTTCCTTCGGCTATCCAAGTCCCTGCCTGAGTACATGCCGGAGTACCGCTTCACGTGCCCGAACTGTGATGTGTGTGCAACGGTCGACGGTGGCGTTCGGGAGCGCCTGTTGGTTGTTGGGTGCCCGGTTTGTGCCGGAGGAGTCGACACCCCGGCGTTTGTCGAGGTTTCGCCACACAGCACTGATCGAACCTGAGCCACGCTCTTGTCCGTACTGAACCAGTCCGAGAGCTGCGATGTCTGGCTCGCAGCTTTCAACCATGACACAACTTATTTGAATCTATCTTAAGACTGACTGAACATGATAGAAGACGCACTTCGCTATCAGACACAGGGCGATGACTGGGCCAAACGCATCGGCCTCGGTGGGGTTGTACTGTTTTTCGGCTTTTTGATCGTTCCGCTGTTCACGTTTCAGGGATATATGCTCGAAGTGATGCGCCGGGTCCTCAGGGGGGAGACTGACACGCCGCCGGCCTGGGACGAACTGGACCTGGCCGACATAACCGTCGACGGAATCCGACATACGGTCGTCGTTATGGGGTACGGGTTGTTGCTCACGCTCGCGCTTGCTATCCCGGGCCTGCTGGTGATCGGTGGTGGACTCGGCGGCTCAGAGGGATTGCTGCTCGTCGGTTTTCTCGTCGCCGCCTTGCTCTACTTTATCGGCGTTCTCGCAATGGCAGTGATACTGCCCGTTGCGACGGGGAACTTCGTCCGGGCGGACAGTATTGCTGCGGGCTTTGACCGTGATGTTCTCTCGTCTGTTGGGACGAACCGAACGATGCTGATGGCCGTGGTAATGGCGTTTGCGGTCAATATCATCGTCTCCGTTGGAGCGACCGTCCTGGGATTCACGATTATTGGCTACCTCGCGGTTCCGTTCCTCGCGTTCGTCGGCCAGTCGGCGATCATGTACGTCTGGGCGCGTGGCTTCGCAGACGCATACGAGGAGGAGTACGGCGAACCGCCGCTTGCACCCACGACTGCGCCCGGTGGGACACACAGGTCCGGACCAGCCACGACAGGGACAACTTCGAGCGTGGATGAACAAATAGGAGACAGCTACACCGATGACCCGAGTCGGAGTAACGACACCGATGATGACGGATTCGGCACTTCGGCCTGGGACGACGTCGGTGACAGTGACGGTGACAGCGGGCAACGCTGATAGCAGTTACTCGACACGGCTTGTCACCCGTAACGCAAAATATCGTCAGAAGTCGCTCAATTGCGACTGAAGCCCGGCAACGAGTTCGGACTTGCGCCGTAATTGTCCGAGACTGACGGGGAGCTGGTCGGCGATAGCCGTCAGCGTCTCCCGGAAGGACTGAGCGGTCCCGGGTTCCCCGTCGAAGGCATTCCGGACGCCCTCGCGCACCTGCCAGACACCGACGGGTGCCCAGTAGTCGTCGGTGATTTCCCGCAGCACCAGACACTTCGCCTGCTTGTCCCGCTCCTGCAAATGTTCGAGGACGCCGAGCCGTGCTGCGTAGTACGCTCCGGCCGTCTCCTCGACGTAGGCGGTCCGTCCCTCGTAGCCTTCGTGAGCGCTGGACATGTAGTAGCCCGTCTCCGGGCGTGGGTTCCAGACGCTCTGTGGGGCCTTCATCTCGACGAGCTCGAACTCCCAGCGACCGGGCGCGAGCACGACCCAGTAGCGGTTCCCCATGTACTCGTTGTACCACAGCTCCGGCTTGTCGATGGTGTCGGCGTTACGCAGCGTGCCACGAACGTACTGCCCGACTGTGTCGTCGACGGCAGTGATCGACCATCGTGTCGGCACCAGCGAGCGCTCGCTGGCCTGCCCGAGTGCGCCCGCTGAGAGGATGGTGTTGATGTCGTACACGTCGAACCCGCGGCGGTACAGGTACGCCATCGCGCCCTCCGCGCGCCAGTCGTCGTCCGACAGCGTCTTTTCAACGGGGCGGGGGACGTGGGGGTTCTCCGCCAAGTCGGCACCCGTCGCGTGTGCTCGTGGCCCCGTTGGCGTCCCAACGTCGTCGAAGCTCACATCCATCTCAGGAGTGCCGTCGAGCCCCACCTCCACGTCGACGGGATGGTCCGCGATGGCGACTTCACGCTGGACGCCGACGAAGCCGTTCCAGACGTCGTGGACCCCACCGCCGCCGCGCCCACCACTGGCCCTGACCGAATCGACCGACGTGGTCTGGGTGGAGTTCACCATGCCGGTCCGGCGCTGGAGTACGTCCTCAATGCCCAGTCCTTCCTGATACCAGTCGCCGCTGGTCGCGAACCCGGCAGCGGCGGCGTCGGTGTCAACCGGGGAGAGCAGGCCCGTCGAGACGTTGGGGTATCCCGACCGTCCGACGAATATCTCCGGGGCCGTCGATCCGAACAGCGAATCGCCCTGTACCGCCGCCTCGAACTGCTGCTCGACGTCTTCGAGGTGGTCCGTGATGGCGTAGGACTTCTCCGCCGCGAGGCGGCGCCGCTGTGCGGCTTCGTCTTCCTCGAACCCCTCGATGAACTCGTCGAGTTGCATCTGTCACGCCTTCGGTCCTCCCCGATAAGAACCTTTCCAGCGGTCCGTGGGAGAGCAACTCTTACAGGGGTGGATTGAGTAACAATAGGTGATATAAATCATGGTAAATACAACGAAGTGGTTCCTGCTCGGCGCGACGCTGGTCAGCATGGCTGTCGTATTTGTCTCGGCGATTATACCTGTCGCGTATGAGCAGGCGCTGGTCAACCTTCTTGTCGGGGAACTCGCAGCCCTCACTCTTGCCCATTCCACGTACCGCGTCTCGTCGGGGAAACAGGTAAGTCCCGTCGCAGCGGCGACAGCCATCCTATCCGGTATTATCCTGTTCCTCTCGCCCATCCTCATCGAGCCTGTCGACCCGATCCTGTCGATCATGTTCGCCGCCGGAGCCGTTGTCACCGTTGGCGGGCTGGTCGGTGTTCTAGGTCGGTTCTTGGGTGGTGAAGAGGGCCGACAGACCGGTGCTGAACGAATCAGCAGCAAAGCCGGGAACTGATAGGGCGACCACAACGTCTATACCGACGGGTCAGCCACCCTCGGACAATGCCGGTCATCGAATGTGACGAGACGACGGCCCGCGAGCGCCTAGCGGATGCGGGACTCGACATTGAATCGGGAAACACTGACCACGAGCGCTGGCGCGTCGAATACGGCGGCGCGACAGCGGTCGCCTACGACGGGAAAGTCGTCGTACAGGGTGAGGGGACCGCACGACTTGAGGCTCTGCTGCGCGACAATGACGGCGGGCGCGTCCATGCGTATTTTGATGGCGCATCGCGTGGCAATCCGGGACCGGCCTCGGTCGGCTACGTGCTGGTCAACGATAGCGGAATTGTCACAGAGGGCGGGGAAACGATTGGAACGGCGACGAACAACCAAGCGGAGTACAAAGCGCTCATCCGCGCGGTTGAAGTCGCACGTGACTACGGATTCGACGACGTCCATATCCGGGGTGATTCAGAGCTTATCGTCAAACAGGTCCGTGGCGAGTGGGATACGAACGACCCCGAACTGCGAGAGAACCGCGTCCGTGTCCGCGAGCTACTGACAGACTTTGACGACTGGCAGATCGAGCACGTTCCGCGGGAAATAAACGACCGTGCAGACGAACTAGCGAACGACGCACTCGACGATGACTGACCTGCCGACAGATGTGACTGAACAGGCCGAACGGCTGACCAGGCTCGCTCGCGAAGCGGTCGATGAGGCCGAGGCTGATGCCTACAGAACCGAACGCGACGAAATCCTCGCCGAGTACGACTACACTGCCCGTATCAGAGACGACGAGACGGGTGACGTACTCGTCTGCCATCCCGCCGAATGGGTCGACGATGGCGTCATCCGTCCGGAGCGGGTCGACGACATCGACCGTGGGGTCGAGATACGGCTCTCAGGCCCCGGTGACCCGGACGAGTGGGCAGAGATAGACGCTGCAAACCGAGCCGTTGTCGAAGCTGTTACCGAAGTCCATGGCGAGACACACGGCGCCAACGCGGAGTTGCTCGCCGATTTCATGAGCAACCACTACGCCAAACCGATCTCCGAGGCGACGCCGGACGAAATTCAGGAGTTTCGGGACGATTACGTTCGGCGGAACGCGTGGCCAACTGCGGAACAGCAGTCGGTTCTTGAGCAGTCGATTCGTCTCACTGTCGAAGAAGCCGGTGGCCGCGTCCCCGACGTCTAATCATCTGGTACACCCGCTGGTGATCCGTATTTGTCTGCCGTTAAGAAGTGGTTACCAGTAGTTCGCAGGTGCCCAGGTGCGAATCTACTGCTGCGCCGCGATCAGATCACGGAGTTCGTCGGCTCGGCCGTCATCGGAGATGAACTTTCCGAACACCCATCCGAGCTGGTCAAGGACCGCGTCCTTGCCCGACTCTGTCAGGGAGTACTGGTTCGTTCGCTTGTCGAGTTCACTCTTCTCGACGAGTCCCATCTCGACGAGGTCGTCGAGGTTCGGGTACAGGCGACCGTGGTTGACTTCGTCGTTGTAGTATTCTTCCAGTTCGCGCTTGATAGCGAGACCATACCGTGGCTCTTCAGCAAGTATTACTAGGATATTCTGCTGAAAAGCGGTGAGTTCTTTTGCGATGCCCGGACTGTCAGTAACTGTTTGTGCCTCTGACATAGTTGAGTAAATGTCAGCAAGCTATTTAACACTTGTTAACTCTGGCGTACAACGCCTGCTGTGGGGCATTAACCACCACACAGCTAGCAGCCACAATCGTGTTGGATTTGTTATATTATGTGCCCTTGGTTGAATTGAGTTTCCGATTAATTTGCTTTCAGATTGTCGTTTACAGGTAGTAAGTGTAATCTAAGAATATATCTATAGTTAGATATTATTGGGTTATATAGCGCATAATACCGAATAGCTGCGGCTATTACGAAAGGACTTTTTGACGGCGTCGCGCAGTCGCCGGTGATGACGAACCTCTGGGAAGACCTCGAAACTGGACCGAACCCACCCGAAGAGATCTACGCTGTCGTCGAGTGCCTGAAAGGCGAGCGTAACAAGTACGAGTACGAGAAGGACATCCCCGGTGTCGTCCTCGACCGTGTCCTTCACTCGAACGTTCACTACCCGTCCGACTACGGCTTCATCCCGCAGTCGTACTACGACGACGAGGATCCGTTCGACGTGCTCGTCCTCGTCGAGGACCAGACGTTCCCCGGCTGCGTCATTGAGGCCCGTCCCGTTGCCCTGATGAAGATGGACGACGACGGTGAGCAAGACGACAAGGTCATCGCAGTCCCGATTGAGGACCCGCGCTACGACCACATCGAGGACCTCGACGACATCCCACAGCAGACCCTCGACGAGATTGACGAGTTCTTCTCGACCTACAAGAACCTCGAAGAGGGCAAAGAAGTCGAAACGCTAGGCTGGGAAGACAAAGAAGCCGCAAAGGACGCTATCGTTCACGCGCAGGAACTCTACGACGAAGAGTTCAACTGACGCTTCCAGAACCACGTTTTGCGGTTTTTGTCCCGCTGACGGTGTATTTCCAGAAGTAATACCGGCAGGTGTCTCCGATTATGTATGAGCATGGGTAATCTTTTGTCCGTGTAACCGCTATCTGTACGCGTATGGCTACTGATGACACCGACGCGGCGCTTGACCACACGACTGTCGTTCCGCGAGCCGAACGACGGTCGACACCCGGAATCGCACATCTAACTGTGGTTCCGGAGAACGCGGACCAGTCGTCTTAACCACAGACCGCGTCGATGATATTGCCGCTTTCGGTGACGCGGCGCCGAAAAGAAGTTTCTTGTTCCTGACCTGACTAACGGATCGTATGGGATTATTCGACCGATTGAAGGGCGACGACGCACCGCGTGTTGCCTTCTTCGGCATTGACGGCGTACCGTTCAGCCTCATCGACGAACACCCCGACGTGTTTCCGAACCTTACGGAGATGGCGTCGGACGGAAGCGCCGGCCCCATCGACAGTATCGTCCCTCCCGAGTCTAGCGCCTGCTGGCCAGCGCTGACGACCGGGGTTAACCCTGGGCAAACAGGCGTCTACGGCTTCCAGGACCGCGAAGTTGGTTCGTACGACACCTACGTCCCGATGGGGCGTGACGTGCAGGCGACGCGCCTCTGGGACCGTGTCACCGACGATGGCCGCAACGCGACGGTTTTGAACGTGCCGGTCACCTTCCCGCCGCAGCGGAACGTCCAGCGGATGGTGTCGGGCTTTCTCTCACCGGGCGTGGACAAGGCCGCTTACCCGGACGAACTCCGGGACCACCTCCAGGACAGCGACTACCGGATTGACGTCAACGCCAAACTCGGCCACGACGATGACAAGAGCGACTTCGTCGAAGACGCCCACAAGACGCTGGAAAAGCGCTACGAGGCGTTCAAACACTACGTCGAGCAAGATGACTGGGACCTGTTTTTCGGCGTATTCATGACCACGGATCGGGTCAATCACTTCCTGTTCAAGGACTACGAGCGCGACGGCGAGAACCAGGAAGCCTTCTTCGAGTTCTACAAGCAGGTCGACGCCTATCTCGGCGACCTGCGCGACCGACTCCCCGACGACGTGACGATGGTCGTCGCCTCGGACCACGGCTTCACCTCGCTTGACTATGAGGTCCACTTCAACGAGTGGCTCCAGCAGGAGGGGTGGCTCGACTACGCGACCGACGACCACTCCGAACTCGGCGACATCAGCGAGGATACCAAGGCCTACTCGCTCATCCCCGGCCGCTTCTACATCAATCTCGAGGGCCGCGAACCGAACGGCGGCGTCCCCGAAGACGAGTACGAGTCCGTCCGCGCGGACCTCAAGGAAAAACTCGAAGCGCTTGAGGGACCGGATGGCAAGCCCGTCGCAGACCGTGTTGTCACCAAAGAAGACGCCTACCGTGGCGACCACGACGACATCGCGCCGGACCTCACCGTCGTCCCAAACCACGGGTTCGACCTGAAGGCCGGATTCAAAGGCTCCGAGGACGTGTTCGGTGTCGGGCCGCGAAACGGTATGCACAGCTTCGACAACGCGACGCTCATGGTCGACGACCCGGACGTTCGCATCGACGACGCCGACCTCTACGACATCGCGCCGACCATTCTCGACCTGCTTGACCACGACTTCGACCGCGCAAAGTTCGACGGTAGCAGTCTCGCCTGAGGCTCCTGCCGTCACCAAGTGATTCCGATATCTGGATCGGTTAGAACAGCCCGTCCAGCTGGTCGTTCGTGAACTCGTCCGGGTCGGTCGTTCCGCCCTGTGAGTTTGCCGCTTCCGTGGCGCGCTCCATGAACTCGTCGACCCGCTGGGACCGCTCGACACCCGAAAGGACGATGAGCGACGCGATCTTATCGGAGCCGAGTGGGAAGTCTCCGCCCCGGACCTCCATACTCCCGGTCTGGTCTTCCACCCAGCGGCGCGCTCGCTCGACGCCTTTCCGCGAGAGTCGTTCGGGGTCACCCGCGACGACGAGGAGGGCCGAGTCGGCCTTGACCGCGTTTGGCAGGCTCATGCTCGTAAGGAGGGCTTTCCGGGTCACGCTGGTGATCGTGTTGACGTTCTCGCCGGCGTCCTCGCTGGCCTCGGCGCTGGCGTAACCGATAGAGGCGATGCCGCCGCCCCTGAGTGTGTTGATGATCTCCGAGGAGTCGACGACGCTCTCACCGACCCCCTCAACTGCCTCGCCGGAGGCGAACAGCAGGCCGACACGTCGTGAAATGGCGTCGTTAACGCGTTCGAAACCGGCGGCGACGCTGTCGCCGCTGCCACGCCAGGCGTCGTTATCGACGAGGAGGAGGGAGTCTGCCTCGCGGGCAGCGGTCTTGAGTGAGCG includes the following:
- a CDS encoding class I SAM-dependent methyltransferase, with protein sequence MDLAKDFFDEWAGFYDANYEEQEIGDVEFYVDLAAETDGPVLEVGCGTGRIYLELLRAGVDADGIDISAEMLTVLEQKADEAGLTPAVRQADMTNFATSREYELIIVPFRTFLHNVTVAEQKAALRQFREALAPDGRLALNFFVPSFDMISESYDEPQTRSVTYQGEEYVVTNISRLVDEVSQTVETERTIAHDGDVVRRATFQLALLSKPEFELLLETTGWSDWTGYGGFDRQPLKDGAKEMVWIAEK
- a CDS encoding low molecular weight phosphatase family protein, coding for MTDMPLKLGFVCVQNAGRSQMSAAFAERERTRRGLEDTVEILTGGTDPADEVHPEVVEAMAELDIDLSDRAPQAVPDDELNSCTVVATMGCSTLELDTDIAVRDWALEDPHGQSVERVREIRDEIETRVADLFDEFTDSSTN
- a CDS encoding DUF4013 domain-containing protein; this translates as MIEDALRYQTQGDDWAKRIGLGGVVLFFGFLIVPLFTFQGYMLEVMRRVLRGETDTPPAWDELDLADITVDGIRHTVVVMGYGLLLTLALAIPGLLVIGGGLGGSEGLLLVGFLVAALLYFIGVLAMAVILPVATGNFVRADSIAAGFDRDVLSSVGTNRTMLMAVVMAFAVNIIVSVGATVLGFTIIGYLAVPFLAFVGQSAIMYVWARGFADAYEEEYGEPPLAPTTAPGGTHRSGPATTGTTSSVDEQIGDSYTDDPSRSNDTDDDGFGTSAWDDVGDSDGDSGQR
- the nreA gene encoding DNA repair protein NreA — protein: MQLDEFIEGFEEDEAAQRRRLAAEKSYAITDHLEDVEQQFEAAVQGDSLFGSTAPEIFVGRSGYPNVSTGLLSPVDTDAAAAGFATSGDWYQEGLGIEDVLQRRTGMVNSTQTTSVDSVRASGGRGGGGVHDVWNGFVGVQREVAIADHPVDVEVGLDGTPEMDVSFDDVGTPTGPRAHATGADLAENPHVPRPVEKTLSDDDWRAEGAMAYLYRRGFDVYDINTILSAGALGQASERSLVPTRWSITAVDDTVGQYVRGTLRNADTIDKPELWYNEYMGNRYWVVLAPGRWEFELVEMKAPQSVWNPRPETGYYMSSAHEGYEGRTAYVEETAGAYYAARLGVLEHLQERDKQAKCLVLREITDDYWAPVGVWQVREGVRNAFDGEPGTAQSFRETLTAIADQLPVSLGQLRRKSELVAGLQSQLSDF
- the rnhA gene encoding ribonuclease HI; amino-acid sequence: MPVIECDETTARERLADAGLDIESGNTDHERWRVEYGGATAVAYDGKVVVQGEGTARLEALLRDNDGGRVHAYFDGASRGNPGPASVGYVLVNDSGIVTEGGETIGTATNNQAEYKALIRAVEVARDYGFDDVHIRGDSELIVKQVRGEWDTNDPELRENRVRVRELLTDFDDWQIEHVPREINDRADELANDALDDD
- a CDS encoding rnhA operon protein — translated: MTDLPTDVTEQAERLTRLAREAVDEAEADAYRTERDEILAEYDYTARIRDDETGDVLVCHPAEWVDDGVIRPERVDDIDRGVEIRLSGPGDPDEWAEIDAANRAVVEAVTEVHGETHGANAELLADFMSNHYAKPISEATPDEIQEFRDDYVRRNAWPTAEQQSVLEQSIRLTVEEAGGRVPDV
- a CDS encoding PadR family transcriptional regulator; its protein translation is MSEAQTVTDSPGIAKELTAFQQNILVILAEEPRYGLAIKRELEEYYNDEVNHGRLYPNLDDLVEMGLVEKSELDKRTNQYSLTESGKDAVLDQLGWVFGKFISDDGRADELRDLIAAQQ
- a CDS encoding inorganic diphosphatase, which produces MTNLWEDLETGPNPPEEIYAVVECLKGERNKYEYEKDIPGVVLDRVLHSNVHYPSDYGFIPQSYYDDEDPFDVLVLVEDQTFPGCVIEARPVALMKMDDDGEQDDKVIAVPIEDPRYDHIEDLDDIPQQTLDEIDEFFSTYKNLEEGKEVETLGWEDKEAAKDAIVHAQELYDEEFN
- a CDS encoding alkaline phosphatase family protein gives rise to the protein MGLFDRLKGDDAPRVAFFGIDGVPFSLIDEHPDVFPNLTEMASDGSAGPIDSIVPPESSACWPALTTGVNPGQTGVYGFQDREVGSYDTYVPMGRDVQATRLWDRVTDDGRNATVLNVPVTFPPQRNVQRMVSGFLSPGVDKAAYPDELRDHLQDSDYRIDVNAKLGHDDDKSDFVEDAHKTLEKRYEAFKHYVEQDDWDLFFGVFMTTDRVNHFLFKDYERDGENQEAFFEFYKQVDAYLGDLRDRLPDDVTMVVASDHGFTSLDYEVHFNEWLQQEGWLDYATDDHSELGDISEDTKAYSLIPGRFYINLEGREPNGGVPEDEYESVRADLKEKLEALEGPDGKPVADRVVTKEDAYRGDHDDIAPDLTVVPNHGFDLKAGFKGSEDVFGVGPRNGMHSFDNATLMVDDPDVRIDDADLYDIAPTILDLLDHDFDRAKFDGSSLA
- a CDS encoding tubulin/FtsZ family protein, which translates into the protein MKVVLIGVGQAGGKVTQSLAQFDYDMGFDAVRGALAVNTARADLQNLDIDTALIGQDRVKGHGVGGDNELGAQIMQENATEVLDELDGRITTEAEAIVVVAGLGGGTGSGGAPMLARELKRIYEKPVYVLGILPGRDEGGLYQANAGRSLKTAAREADSLLLVDNDAWRGSGDSVAAGFERVNDAISRRVGLLFASGEAVEGVGESVVDSSEIINTLRGGGIASIGYASAEASEDAGENVNTITSVTRKALLTSMSLPNAVKADSALLVVAGDPERLSRKGVERARRWVEDQTGSMEVRGGDFPLGSDKIASLIVLSGVERSQRVDEFMERATEAANSQGGTTDPDEFTNDQLDGLF